In the Malaya genurostris strain Urasoe2022 chromosome 1, Malgen_1.1, whole genome shotgun sequence genome, one interval contains:
- the LOC131426492 gene encoding uncharacterized protein LOC131426492, which translates to MLLLALRSFFFVAVIIGYSSGIWRLINDYFRQEFKTFLDEEVKKNQYLLMDPVKIQEAAAAAATVSPPKIDKATSEVMQQPDSKEAKQSSGSVTTNRLLDELIVSFGRMFTSRNGLGRMTPEQGSNPSGSRSTVEDSRLPEAMAAPAVKIDTETKTNEGVNEILQTSSTSPSHGETGDEWISYWKSRRGSSLPSDADGGHYCKVSPSSSSASSSSAMEEGVGFAGDGDCELT; encoded by the exons ATGTTGCTGCTCGCCTTGAGAAGCTTTTTCTTCGTGGCCGTCATCATCGGCTACAGTTCCGGCATCTGGCGGCTCATCAATGACTACTTCCGGCAGGAGTTTAAAACTTTCCTCGATGAAGAGGTGAAAAAGAATCAGTATTTGCTAATGGATCCCGTCAAGATTCAGGAGGCAGCGGCCGCGGCAGCAACGGTGAGTCCACCCAAGATTGACAAAGCGACGAGCGAAGTGATGCAGCAACCGGACAGCAAGGAGGCCAAACAATCATCCGGTTCGGTGACCACCAACCGACTGCTGGACGAACTGATTGTCAGTTTCGGGCGAATGTTCACCTCACGGAACGGACTGGGACGGATGACGCCGGAGCAAG GATCTAACCCATCGGGCAGTAGGTCAACAGTCGAGGATAGCCGCCTTCCGGAAGCGATGGCGGCACCCGCTGTGAAAATCGATACCGAAACAAAGACCAACGAGGGCGttaatgagattttgcaaacttCCTCCACGTCGCCATCTCACGGCGAAACGGGTGACGAATGGATTAGCTATTGGAAAAGTAGGCGGGGAAGTAGCCTGCCCAGTGATGCCGATGGTGGTCACTACTGTAAAGTTAGCCCGTCGTCATCATCGGCGTCGTCGTCATCGGCAATGGAGGAAGGCGTCGGTTTCGCCGGTGACGGTGATTGTGAGCTGACGTAG
- the LOC131426493 gene encoding uncharacterized protein LOC131426493: MQSPHYTTEQLNPAWMGHVVSVLAGSSAVGRRQWFEFVQSGKIFCNRLRTGTGLQHLLTPLSHCPRVRTQRNSQQVECLTMPSGGNKKPPHNKGSGGGKGSKTKHNNHPLSATAAGRNPVGKTHQPSQQKQQQRGHAVDLDEEPNSGFGQYLRSPEAVGMMKLFVIANTVMVFFTMAWPQVQQSLLVLKSLVLGDDEEEL, from the exons ATGCAGAGCCCACATTACACAACCGAACAATTAAATCCTGCATGGATGGGGCACGTTGTCAGTGTGCTCGCAGGAAGCTCTGCGGTTGGACGTCGTCAGTGGTTTGAGTTTGTACAGTCCGGAAAAATCTTCTGCAATAGATTGAG GACCGGAACAGGATTACAACACTTGCTCACCCCCCTCTCGCACTGTCCGAGAGTACGAACGCAACGCAATAGCCAACAGGTCGAATGCTTGACTATGCCTTCCGGTGGCAATAAAAAGCCACCCCACAACAAAGGATCGGGTGGAGGCAAAGGATCAAAAACCAAACACAACAACCATCCGCTGAGTGCGACGGCTGCCGGCAGAAATCCCGTCGGTAAAACCCACCAGCCGTCGCAGCAGAAGCAACAGCAGCGGGGCCATGCGGTCGATTTAGACGAGGAACCCAATTCCGGCTTTGGTCAATATTTACGATCGCCCGAAG CGGTCGGCATGATGAAACTGTTTGTGATCGCCAACACCGTGATGGTGTTTTTTACCATGGCCTGGCCTCAGGTGCAGCAGTCCTTGCTGGTGCTAAAATCGTTGGTCCTCGGTGACGACGAGGAAGAgttgtaa